The window GTCTTCCCTAAAAagaagtcctggtgctcgcagttattcctggatttatttcagtattttcggcgatgcgcattcaatgggaggagacgttcccgtcaaTGACGAGGCGCCTACGGTAATTTCGTAAATTTCAGGATGATATGCTGGCTCGGTCTTTCGAAGATGCTCATAGGATAGGGCTGGTCataatgggagtatcataagcagtatcatgcatgccaagtagactttttggatgatgtggcacacaattaaatgaggaaagacagggtgtggtatcatatcatgataccgtatcatattaaatgttgtactactttgtgtcatgcatgaaATTAATAAgacaacctaagatactaacttataaTATTGTGTATTACGGAGatagtatcatatactagtacctatgatactaatatatgatactctccattacaaccagccttaggaTGTGCGTGTGTGttcatagggatgagtgtatgcgcgtgtatataagcgtttgcgtctgtaccgtgttaaacaagCTCAAAGAATAAAGAAAAAGCTCAAAGAATAAAAAACATAAATAGTTCAATGAAACAGATTCTCTATGAACCGAACGACAAACGAATCGAAACCGGTGTAGCTAgttctcagtcgagtgagacttAAAGTGATATAACATGCGAGAGAAAAAAACTGAAGAGAACATTTTGCACGAACCTGGGCCAGTCCTAACCGACGTTCAACGGCAGCCGCCTTGCTGCGGGTGCCGCGACCCCATATTCCAAGTCTTACTTCCTTCTCCCAAGtccccacccacccacccaaatTGCTCCCTACCCCGGTCGCCCTCACCTCGCGGCTTCGATCATGAGCGTCGCCGCCGAGTCACCGTCGCCGTCCCTGCCTTCCCTCAGCGAAGGCGACGATTTCGCCGACATCCTGGAcgcggagctcgagctcgcctCTGCCGCTGACTCCGCCTCCCGTGGCGAGCCCCCTGGGTCACCCAGCGACGACGAAgcggaggaggatgaggaggattTGGTGCTCGAACTAGATGCCGTAGGGCAGGGAAGGTACCTCCGCCCTCCCATCGTTAGCAAATGGGTTTATAAGATGAAGTTATGGCTAAACATGGTAGTAAATCTGATGTGTCTTAACACCACCTGAAGCTTCAGATGACAAAACAGACACTTTTGTATATTATTCAGTGGAAATGATGTTGGCTCTGCCAACATCATCCCAACAGGTCTAGGTACAATCCATGAAGTTATGATTAATACTTGATCTTATTTTGTTAAATATCTATCTAAATTGTGTTCAGTCATTCATTCGCAAAAACAATTTGAAGGAAAATGTGACATGATAGGGTTGCCGTGAGCAAGTATTGTGGGTACTTACATAAAGTTCGTTCATCCTGAAAATTGCTGCATAAAGTGGTTCAATGCACTGAGGTTGCAATGGTATGTATTTGTGGATGAAGGACTGAATCTGGCTACTGTCAACTGCATTAAATGTGCAGTCACAAAAGGTGTAGAGTGGCGGAACAGCACCAAGATCAAGGAACAGCAACAAGGCCTGAAGAAGATGCCATTGGTATGCTTGTTAGGgcctgtttggattgtgactatctTTGCCACATATTGCCACACTATTTTGCCACACATGCCTTACTTGAGGTGCTCAAATTCTTAGCCACACTTTTTGTATCTATGAAATGTGGGGTTTACTGCTAATAAAAGAACTGTGCCTTAGTTGTGGCATGAACTTAACACACACCTaacttggtcaaacttgcctaagtTGAGGTGTGGCAAGTTGTGGCTTGGAACCAAAGGAGCCCCTTAGTCTTGTTCTGCAGCCATTGAACTTTAGTAGCTCATGTACATAGATTGTGGTGTTAAATTTATTTTTTATATGAGATCTTCAGTTTGAATGCAACTGTAAGTTTACAGACTCCATTCCGTAAGGGGTATATGTTATGATAATTGTCAGTGAGTTCTGTAGGCTCATGGGTACTTATGCGATCTCAGGCTCTCAGCCTTTGACTTGCTTGTCTAACTAAATCTTGCCACTCCGTATAATGCACATATGATGTCACGTATGTTTCTGTATTTCATTAGGCCTTCTGTTTGACAAGTTTCTTATCATACATCCTACCATGGTTTATGAGGTGTTAAAAAAATGAAAGGAAATATTACTTCTACTGCATTCTGGATTCGGCTCAGTTTATCATATCTTGAGTATTGAATGTGCATGATATGGCAAGATATGTGGAATTATTGAACACATGTTGTAGCAGGCTCAGTTAAAGATGCTCAAATCAAGATATGTCCTCCACATACTGGATTTATTGGTGGACTTTGCTATATATGCGGGAAAAACCAAGACGAAGAAGATTTTACAGGAGTCCCTTTTGGTTACATCGCTGAGGTATGTACATAAACCTCCGACTCTCTCTGTAAACATGTGAGGTATAATGGTGTTTCTTTATTGCATTTCCCTTGCGTAAGTCATAATCACCCAtcttgaaaccaatgttattctAATATATTCTGAGATTTTCAGAATTATATCACCGTTTCTACTTATCCTTGCAAAGTACCTTCAGTGTTTTCTTGGATTCTGAACCACTATTTAAATGCAGGGTTTGAGGCTAAGTAATTCAGAAATGGACAGGCTAAGTGGATCTGAAGTGAAGAATCTGTTGCGTGAAAGAAAACTGGTGCTTATTTTAGATTTGGATCATACATTGATTAACTCAACCAGACTCCATGATATTTCTGCTGCTGAGATGGACCTGGGAATTCAATCTGCTGCATCAAAAAGTAAGTTGTATCTATTTGCATTAAATTTTGAGAACTCTTAGCTGTTTCTATACACGGTGTGATATTTTATGAATGTGAACATGGCGGCACTGCCTCTGCAAAATAGATGTGACTCTGCTTTGAGTGAAATCATCTCATTTCAGTTTTCCACTAATATATTTGAAATtattcaatattttcagagaATGGAAATGATAGATTTGTTGTTCACTCGTTTCACCACATTGCAAATTTGTAACATGTACGGATACTTTATGTCCGAATCAGTGATCAAAGTGGCTTGACAAAAAGTATATGATCTTAGATTTTCCTTGAAGTATTAACCAACAATTTTGTGCCATCACCCATCAGATAGAGTGACACCATAAAAAGGGATAGTTAATGTCATATCGTTGGTCATGGTTATTCTCTCTGTTTAGATTTGTACTcccatcccaaaataagtgactcaactttgtactaactttgtactaacGCTTATTTTGGGAGGAGGGAGTATTTTCCAGGAAGATAGTCATCTTTGGTGCCTCATCATTGCTTATTTTCATACAATAGTGGGTTTGATGCAGTTTGCACCACTTCGTATTGCTGTTATCTACGGGTCAACCTTTCAATTGTTTTGTTGACGTCAATGAGTAGACTGATGATGATAGTATAAAATCAACACTTTTTATACGACGAAAGTAGCTGTCTTGCAGTACTTAGTTCCACTGTATGTCAGACTTCCGTTTTATGCAATGTAGTTGTTTTCTCCCACCTCAACTTACTTGCTTTCATTCTTGTTGAAACCTTTTGTTACTTATCCAGTAATAATGTATATACTTGTGGTAAACCACTGACGTTCCCTAAATGCAGATGATCCAGACAGAAGCTTGTTCACCTTACAAGGGATGTGTATGCTTACAAAGTTGAGACCCTTTGTCCGTAAATTTTTGGAAGAAGCAAGCAATATGTTTGAGATGTATATCTACACCATGGGTTTCAAGGCTTATGCAATCGAAATAGCAAAGCTTCTTGACCCTGGCAATGTCTATTTTGATTCAAAAGTGATTTCTAACTCTGACTGCACTCAGCAGCACCAGAAAGGTCTTGATGTGGTTCCTGGAGCTGACAGTCTTGCAGTGGTTCTTGATGACACTGAGTATGTAAGTGTTTTTATTTGGTGAACATGTTTGGTATGCATTTAGTTTATCGCTAAGTTGGTTGGTTCCACATGAAGACTTCAGTATAATCATTCGTTGCCAGTTTTACAAGATTTCTCATTGATGTCATTTAGTTTATCGCTAAATGGTACCTTTTTTTCAGGTCTGGCAGAAGCATAAAGAAAACCTGATTCTGATGGAGAGATATCATTATTTCGCTGCGAGCTGTCGACATAGCGGCCAATCTTTGTCAGAGTTGATGCAGGATGAAAGGGAGAGCGATGGTGCTCTGGCTACAATTCTGGATGTCCTGAAGCGCATACACACGATTTTCTTTGACTTGGTAGGCTACTTGCAGTTTTATCAGAGTTTATCATCCTGTTGCTTTACAGTCTTTGTGCATAAACCTCTGTAAGCGTTTAACCATTTGCTTCTGCACTATCTCTTCTGTAGGGTGTTGGAACTGCTCTTTCTTCTCGAGACGTAAGACCGGTAGGTTTTGACCGTGTCTGTGACATGGTCTCATTTGTTGTTGTAGATTTTTGTTTGGTGACTATATTGTTGCGTGTGCTTACGCATCTCCTTATAGGTAATCAAGAGGATGCGGCAGGAAGTACTGCAGGGCTGCAAACTGGTCTTCAGTCGAGTGTTCCCGTCCGATTGCCGGCCGCAGCATCAGATAATGTGGAAGATGGCCGAGCAGCTGGGCGCCGTCTGCTGCTCGGAGGTGGATCCCAGCGTTACGCATGTGGTCGCCGTGCATGCCGGAACGGAGAAGGCCCGCTGGGCTGTCAAACACAAGAAGTTTTTGCTCCACCCCCGCTGGATCGAAGCCTGCAATTATCGCTGGCACCGCCAGCCGGAGGAAGATTTCCCTGTACCTGGCCTAAAGGAGGACAAGGGCAAGGAAAAAGTTGCAGAGATTGCCCACCTGTAACTGAGTATAACTGACTCATGTAGATAAGAGTATACGCAGTTGATTAACTGAGAGGTCTTGATTAACTACATGTTCGCAACCGTGATCCTGACTTACCAGACCCTCTGGGCTAATCGCTGCAATAATATTCAGAAACGGGAATTACTAAATGACTGGGCCTCTACGTTGTTTCGTCTATCTGAGAGATTATAGACCTTTTTCCCTATGCTTTGTAATTTCTTCTCTCTTACCCCTGTCTGTAACTCTGTTCTCGTGTAACCGCTCCTCAATTGGTAATAAAGTTCAGGTAGGCGTAAGCCCGCTGTTGACGCGTAAAAAAAAACAAGCTATATATATAGACTATATATATCTTGGGTTCTTACTCGCGCCGAATAGGAAGTGTAGCATTATAAGATATGATCTTCCTGTTGCGTATGTTTTTTATGAACATGTTCTGCTGCCTGGTGGTCTGAATCTCTTATCAGCCATAACAATAGTTAACAGTTGAACCAGTGACTAGCTCTGCTCTGAAGCTTTTTGAAAGCATGTATTAGCACTTTCTTCTTGCCGGTGAAAGCATGCATTATTTCTTTGTGGAAAAAAGTCTAGTTAGGACATGCAGTGCGATACAAGGAGTAGTCCCTCTGTTTCATATTTTAGTGTGAGCATCTTAATTTTATCTAGCAATCCAATCTCCTCTTTTATAGGTGCTTAGAAAATATATAATCTGGAGTAGTCCCTCTGTTTCATATTTTagtgtcgctgatttagtacaagGAGTACTACTACTACTTGTTTAATATATAAGCTCACCTCTTAAATATTTGTGTCTCCTGCCGTCTCATTGGGATGTTAGGGGTTTTTGTCATGTAACGAGATTTGGTGTTAGGTACCTCAGATTTATGCAAGGGTTCAACGCGACGACTGCGACTCCAACACGCTGATTTTTAGGGGCACGTGTATGAAGACTTCCCAGCCAGTGACGGAGCCAGGTAGAAACTGTTGGGGGGAGGGGCGGGGGCAAGTCTAAAACATAAGTGTTTGAGGGTGCAAAATGCTAAAAAAAGTTCTAGTCTAAGCCCCTCCTCGAAAATTTTCCTCACTGTTTGGTACAAAGTTGGGGGGCCACAGCCACCTCCAGAGCTGTACATAGCTCCGTCGGTGTTTTAGTTGTCATTGATAATGTTAAGCCGTCTCCAATAAAAGATCGGCGTGTTGGCGGCTTGTTCTGACGGCAGTAGTGGTCGTTCAGTGGTCTTATAATCTTGATGTAAGTTTTATTATGTTTCGTATGCCTTGTACTGTTGGTGAACTTCTATAGTAAATGTGATCCTTTTTGTGGAAAAAGAAATCAGACGTTGGGTACCAGATTGGAAACCAAACACGCATGATTAGTACTTCCTCTGTATATTTTTATAAGATCATTACTCTAGATCTAAACGATCTTATAAAAATTCACAGAGAGAGTAGCATTTATGTTTATAACTAGCAaaatgcccatgcgttgcatggaacatcaagatgcatatgtacgagtagtttatcttgtgggagataaagatgaacgaggcaaggccttatctgtaaatgtggagagaggtgcggatatcttttgtaaaattgtcatagtttgctctttatccgtcagatatagatcagacggtctatattacaagatggcaggcacaccatcatcaccaattcggttttttataagagtagtagATTTTGGATGTCAACAGTTCAAAATCATCTTGTTGCTTTCCGCCGTCTGACTCTGAGTAGCTCACTGTGTCTTTCGGGGAAAATTTctggtgatacgaagctttccatacTTCCATTATACGGGTAGGGTTGGACCAAAAACTTGTAGCTCGCGAGCTTAATGAGCGCTCGAATAGTTTGGCTCGTTAAACTCGTAGCTCGCTTCTTAATGAATAGAACCAATCATTGATTTCAGTAAGCTTAACGAATAGGTAACGAGTTTCACGAGTAGCTCGTTAAGCTCGTTAGTAACAACACAAATATATATTTTTATCTTACATGACAAACTTTTTGTAGCACCTCAGCTCATCTATTCAATCTAATCGACATATGAGGCAATAAACTAGTTCATTTTTTTTgtagtcaccatatttcatcttGAAAACCACACTTACACATTCATCATGTATATCATAACACATTATAACTTGTTAACGAGCGCTCATGAGCTTAAGGAGCTTCAAACGAGCCGAGACGAGCAGGGTTATGCTCGTTAATCTTAACGAGCTTACCAAGCCGAGCCTTAACGAGCATGAGCTTAACGAGTACGAGCTTAACGAGCCAAGCTGCTCGTTAATCCACCCCTAGATACGGGCTTCTCAGAGCCTTTGGATCTGAGATGAGACGGTCGCATGCTGAGCTCCTGCATGTTTGCAAAAAAGTCCTCTAGGATCCGACATTTACGGACAAGCCCAGAATCTCGGCCCAtggccattggatctcagatccaaggaAGCATGAAAAGGTTCATATCACCTCAAACTTTTCCGTGTCTTTCGACAGTGACATGGACATATACGTTATCTTCCTGCCCTCCTTTTATCGTCCAGCGTGCAAGAATCTCTCTTCAACTTTACCGTGAATTTCGCGACGGTGACATCAAGCACAAAGCCTTATCCTGAATGCTGAGTG is drawn from Aegilops tauschii subsp. strangulata cultivar AL8/78 chromosome 1, Aet v6.0, whole genome shotgun sequence and contains these coding sequences:
- the LOC109780522 gene encoding RNA polymerase II C-terminal domain phosphatase-like 4 isoform X2 — encoded protein: MSVAAESPSPSLPSLSEGDDFADILDAELELASAADSASRGEPPGSPSDDEAEEDEEDLVLELDAVGQGSHKRCRVAEQHQDQGTATRPEEDAIGSVKDAQIKICPPHTGFIGGLCYICGKNQDEEDFTGVPFGYIAEGLRLSNSEMDRLSGSEVKNLLRERKLVLILDLDHTLINSTRLHDISAAEMDLGIQSAASKNDPDRSLFTLQGMCMLTKLRPFVRKFLEEASNMFEMYIYTMGFKAYAIEIAKLLDPGNVYFDSKVISNSDCTQQHQKGLDVVPGADSLAVVLDDTEYVWQKHKENLILMERYHYFAASCRHSGQSLSELMQDERESDGALATILDVLKRIHTIFFDLGVGTALSSRDVRPVIKRMRQEVLQGCKLVFSRVFPSDCRPQHQIMWKMAEQLGAVCCSEVDPSVTHVVAVHAGTEKARWAVKHKKFLLHPRWIEACNYRWHRQPEEDFPVPGLKEDKGKEKVAEIAHL
- the LOC109780522 gene encoding RNA polymerase II C-terminal domain phosphatase-like 4 isoform X4, with product MCSHKRCRVAEQHQDQGTATRPEEDAIGSVKDAQIKICPPHTGFIGGLCYICGKNQDEEDFTGVPFGYIAEGLRLSNSEMDRLSGSEVKNLLRERKLVLILDLDHTLINSTRLHDISAAEMDLGIQSAASKNDPDRSLFTLQGMCMLTKLRPFVRKFLEEASNMFEMYIYTMGFKAYAIEIAKLLDPGNVYFDSKVISNSDCTQQHQKGLDVVPGADSLAVVLDDTEYVWQKHKENLILMERYHYFAASCRHSGQSLSELMQDERESDGALATILDVLKRIHTIFFDLGVGTALSSRDVRPVIKRMRQEVLQGCKLVFSRVFPSDCRPQHQIMWKMAEQLGAVCCSEVDPSVTHVVAVHAGTEKARWAVKHKKFLLHPRWIEACNYRWHRQPEEDFPVPGLKEDKGKEKVAEIAHL
- the LOC109780522 gene encoding RNA polymerase II C-terminal domain phosphatase-like 4 isoform X3, whose amino-acid sequence is MCSHKRCRVAEQHQDQGTATRPEEDAIAGSVKDAQIKICPPHTGFIGGLCYICGKNQDEEDFTGVPFGYIAEGLRLSNSEMDRLSGSEVKNLLRERKLVLILDLDHTLINSTRLHDISAAEMDLGIQSAASKNDPDRSLFTLQGMCMLTKLRPFVRKFLEEASNMFEMYIYTMGFKAYAIEIAKLLDPGNVYFDSKVISNSDCTQQHQKGLDVVPGADSLAVVLDDTEYVWQKHKENLILMERYHYFAASCRHSGQSLSELMQDERESDGALATILDVLKRIHTIFFDLGVGTALSSRDVRPVIKRMRQEVLQGCKLVFSRVFPSDCRPQHQIMWKMAEQLGAVCCSEVDPSVTHVVAVHAGTEKARWAVKHKKFLLHPRWIEACNYRWHRQPEEDFPVPGLKEDKGKEKVAEIAHL
- the LOC109780522 gene encoding RNA polymerase II C-terminal domain phosphatase-like 4 isoform X1; this encodes MSVAAESPSPSLPSLSEGDDFADILDAELELASAADSASRGEPPGSPSDDEAEEDEEDLVLELDAVGQGSHKRCRVAEQHQDQGTATRPEEDAIAGSVKDAQIKICPPHTGFIGGLCYICGKNQDEEDFTGVPFGYIAEGLRLSNSEMDRLSGSEVKNLLRERKLVLILDLDHTLINSTRLHDISAAEMDLGIQSAASKNDPDRSLFTLQGMCMLTKLRPFVRKFLEEASNMFEMYIYTMGFKAYAIEIAKLLDPGNVYFDSKVISNSDCTQQHQKGLDVVPGADSLAVVLDDTEYVWQKHKENLILMERYHYFAASCRHSGQSLSELMQDERESDGALATILDVLKRIHTIFFDLGVGTALSSRDVRPVIKRMRQEVLQGCKLVFSRVFPSDCRPQHQIMWKMAEQLGAVCCSEVDPSVTHVVAVHAGTEKARWAVKHKKFLLHPRWIEACNYRWHRQPEEDFPVPGLKEDKGKEKVAEIAHL